The window CTCTCCGGCAGTCCCGCCAGCGTCTACCAGCCTGACGCTCCTCTTTGCCGACGCGAAGTGATCGAACAAGGCGTGCCGGTCCTGGGAATCTGCTACGGGATGGGCGTTCTCGGTCACTTTTACGGCGCCGTTACGACGCGAGCCGCTTCCCGGGAATACGGCCGGGCGTCCCTCACGATCGACGACACGGCCGATCTCTTCTCCGGCCTTGGCAGCGGGCTCACCGTCTGGATGAGCCACGGGGATAAGCTTGAGGCGATGCCCGATGCGTTCCGTCGCCTCGCCCACACCGCCAATGCGCCATTCGCCGCAATCCGCCATCGAACGCAGCCGTTTTTCGCCGTCCAGTTTCACCCCGAAGTTGCCCATACCGACAGCGGCAAGGCGATCCTCGGGAACTTCCTGTTCAGGGTCTGCGGCTGCGCCCGTGATTGGCAGATGCATTCGTTCGCCGAGATGGCCATTGATCGGATTCGGCGCCAAGTGGGGAATGGGCGGGTCCTCTGCGCTTTGAGCGGCGGGGTCGACTCTTCGGTTGCCGCGCTGCTGGTCCACCAGGCGATTGGTCCGAAGCTCACCTGCGTCTTCGTGGACAACGGCCTGATTCGAAAAGGAGAAGCCGTCCAAGTGGACCAGGCGATGGGTGAGCATCTTGGACTTCACCTGATCTCGGTCGATGCGAGGGAGCGATTCCTGACCCGGCTCAAAGGGATCATCGATCCGGAGGAAAAGCGAAAGATTATCGGCGCGGAGTTTATCGCCGTCTTTGAGGAGGAATCGCGGCGGCTGGGACGGTTCGAGTTCCTCGCCCAGGGGACCCTCTATCCGGATGTGATCGAGAGCGTGTCGGTCCAGGGACCGTCGGTCACGATCAAATCCCACCACAACGTGGGGGGGCTGCCGGAGCAGTACGATTTTGAGCTGATCGAGCCGCTGCGGGAGCTGTTCAAAGATGAGGTGCGAGAACTCGGACGAGAGCTCGGCCTGCCGGATGTCATTCTCTGGCGACAGCCCTTCCCAGGGCCCGGCCTCGCGGTCCGGATCATCGGGGAGGTGACGCAGGCGCGGCTGGACCTGCTGAGAGAGGCCGACGCCATCGTCGAGGCGGAGGTCGCACAAGCGACGCTCAACCGCGAGTTGTGGCAGGCGTTTGCCGTCCTGCTGCCGATCAAAACGGTAGGGGTCATGGGCGATGAACGGACCTACGAGCATGTCATCGCCATCCGAGCCGTCACCAGCCTCGACGGGATGACGGCCGACTGGGCGCGCCTGCCCCATGATCTGCTCCAGGCGATCAGCAGCCGGATCGTGAGCGAGGTCAAAGGCGTCAATCGCGTCGTCTACGACATCTCCTCCAAGCCCCCCAGCACCATCGAGTGGGAGTGACTGGCTGGTGAAACTCCACATTTCCGGGAGCAAACGCGTGATCGAGTCGCACCGACCGCCACAATACAGGCTTGAGGATCTCCTCAAGAGGGTATCCAAGCGTAATATTCACCCCGAGTTCAAGACAGGTCGTCCTGTCGGCAAGGAAGCTTTGTGATGGCAGCCCCGCATATCCCTGATCCTTTAATCACAACATCGTCAGATCGACTGAGTGGCACCCCTGTCTTCGCCGGTACTAGAGTGCCTATCCAGACTCTCATCGATTATCTGGAGGCCGGCGACACCCTGGATGAATTTCTGAAGGACTTTCCCAGCGTTTCTCGTGAACACGCCATCGCCGTTCTCGAGTTGGCCAAGTCAGCCCTCTTGACCAAAGCGGTTGCGGCGTGACCCTGGGCGGTTCCACGCGTGCGCATCTTACTTGATGCTTGTGTTCCGAGGCGGCTCGCTAACGAGCTGCCAGGACACAAAGTGCGAACCGTTCCCGAGATGGGCTGGGCGGATCTGGATGATAGTCCCCTGCTGGACGCAATGGCAGGATTATTCGACGTGCTGGTGACGGTTGATAAGAACCTGCCGAAGCAGCAGCGGGTGCAGACTCGACCTTTCGGGGTCGTTGTTCTTCGAGCGAGAACAAACCGGCTGGCCGAACTTCTCCCTTTGGTTTCGGCGCTTCGCGCGACAGTGGAAGAGCTACACCCCGGCGAGGTTCGTGAACTGGTAGGCTCGATAGGATTATACTAACCAGTATTTGTCGGTACGGCAGAATTCAGAGAATCGCCGCACCGATTAAAGGTCCGAGGGTCGGGATATGCTGAGCACATTGCTCACTAGTTAGCTTCCGTCAAAGGTTGGTACCATGCCAGAAACTGCAATCCGTTTTGCGGCTAAAAATAGTCTGGATAGGAGATCAGGTATCTGGAAATGTTGGGCCAATCTAGGGAATGGGAAGAACGATGTTTATGTCACCAATAGAGCCACAGGGAAAGCCCTAAAAGTAAGCCTTCACGAGACCGGTTCATGGCGTATTGCATTCCTTTCAGGTTTCCTTAGAGAAGAAATACAAGCAGACAGCCGTCTGCGATCCAATCGCTTGGTTGATATATGGCCAAGACCTGAAGAGATAAGTGCAGGGTGTACGTTGGCTTTGCGTATCGTCATTCCTGAAGATGCAGTTACCGTTCCTATAAGTGATAAAGATCCCCGTTCGACAGTTTGGATACCCGCACCAGCTTCCGGTAAAGCACTCGAAGTTGTCTTACTCCTGACGGCACCGTGCTCCAATGCTCTGGGCTGGCCGGGACGTGACTCGATGGGAACACAGTTGCTGGGGAGTTTTGAGATTGAAAACGGCTATCGTGTATGGATGGTGTACTATGTGATCGATAAGCCTACGATGGACACCAGAACGGGAGTAATGACCTGTTTCACGTCCGGAAAGAGAGCTATGGAAGAAAGTCGTAGACATCGAGCCATTATCTTTAGCCAAGCAACAGACGGCTCTCGCATTTTGTATGAAAGCAACGTTGAAATACAGATGTTGTCCCAACAGAGCCTGAAGCGGGCATACGAGATCGAGGTGTTCGGGGAGGCGGTGTATGCAATGGCGGCGCATTTGGCGCGCCGGCCTGAGCATCGACGCAAGTGGGAGGCGTTGCGGCAACTCGAAGCACAGACCAGAGATCGGCTCCGCACGACCCTCGCCCGCGCAGGTGACACACCGCATGACTTATTGGTCCGATCATGGCTTGGCAGCGCGGTCGGCGCCGTCATTGGGGTCTTGCCATGGCGCATGACGCTCACCTTGTTGGACATTGTGCTACGATGGTCTGTCCGTTTTTTTGAGCGGGTAGAGGATGAGGTCTGCGAGAAAGAGGGGTTGTCGGCCTACGAGCTTGCCGCGCATGAACGCGCGCAGTGGGAGTTTGTCCGGCGGGAACTGGCAGGCGATGAGCAATCGATCGATCCGATTCTCGCTCTGCTGGAGGCCAGACGCTGAATCGAAGCCAAGTTAGGACCGAACCGAGAATTGTGGTAGATTGCTGACGTGGTCGATGTTCTTGTCCGAATCAAGCGTGCTGTTTTGGCTGGACGGTATGCGTTCAGCGAAAAGGCCCGAGTCGAGATGGAAGCCGACGGGCTCACCGAGCTCGATGTCGCCGAGTCCATTGTCAACGCGGTGGCAATCTACAAGCGTCTGCGATCACGGAGCCCACGCCGGGCCAGCCCATCGGAGTATCTGTACGTAATCCAATCGACCAGCCTGGAAGGTATCATAGTATACTCGAAGGGCAAACTCATACGAGAACAAGGCGAGGATCACTTCTACTTCCTCATTTCCTCCAAGAGGGCACTATGAGAACTGTTACACGCAAGGAGCGCTTCTCTATCTCCGCTTGTCCTTCTTGTGGTAGTCCAGCCATCCGAAGGATGAAGGGAGAATGGACGGGTAGCTACAAAGGCATGAGCTATACGGTAGGCGCTCTTGAATATTACGCCTGTCCGAAGTGTGGGGAGAAGGTCTACTCACCGGAAGCGATGCGCCGGATCCAGGAGGCTTCCCCGGCATACCTAAAGCGTCGCCGAGCGCAAGGAGCTTTCAGCGCCACGGCCTAACCCTATTGCTTCAGACCGATTGGGCAACCGCGCGGCTAAGCTTAAGTCTAGGACACTACCCCTAACCTCATACGGTAACCCCTGCTTTTTCGGGAGAATCATGCACCATTCTGATTTCGTACATTTGCACGTCCACACCCAGTACAGCCTGCTGGACGGGGCTTGCGGGCTGGAGACGCTGGTGGCCAAGGCGAAGGAGTACAAGATGCCCGCCTTGGCGGTGACCGATCACGGCAACCTCTTCGGGGCGATCGACTTTTACACGCTGGCGATGAAGGAGGGAATAAAGCCGATCATCGGCAGCGAGGTGTACATTGCCCCCGGCAGCCGGTTCGAGAAGTCCAATCAGGACAGCGGCTACGAGGGCGCCAGCCATATTACCCTGCTGGCTAAAGATGAGGTCGGCTACCGGAATTTGATCAAGCTGGTGTCGGCCGGCTATCTGGAAGGGTTCTACTATAAGCCTCGAATCGACCGTGAGCTGTTTGCTCAACACTGTCAAGGACTCATCGCCCTCTCCGGCTGCCTGAACTGCGAGGTGGCCAAGGCATTGCTGGATGGCGACGAGGCGCGAGCAAAGGACACCGTCGGCTGGTACATGGAGGCGCTGGGGCGCGAGAACTACTTTTTGGAGGTTCAGGACCACGGGATGGCGGAGCAAAAGACAGTAACTGAGGGGGTCCTTCGGCTCGCCAAGGCCTTCGACCTGCCGATTGTCGCCACCAACGACCTGCACTATCCCAGCAAGGAAGATTCGCGCGCCCATGAAGTTCTGCTCTGCATCCAGACCGGCAAGACCATTCAGGACAAGGATCGCTGGCGCTTTTCTACCGACCAGTTCTACTTCAAGTCGGCGGAGGAGATGAAGCGGATCTTTGCCGAGCTGCCGGAGGCGACTAAGAACACCATCACCGTAGCCGAGCGGTGCAATCTCCAGCTTCACTTCGGACAGCTCCGCCTGCCGAAATACCAGGTGCCTGAGGGGTACACCCTCGAGGCCTACCTGGCGCATCTGGCCTGGCAGGGACTGAAGAGCCGATTCCCGGCTGCCAATGCCATGGCCGAAGCGCGTCTGAAGTATGAGCTGGATGTCATCCAGAAGACCGGCTTTGCCGGCTACTTCCTGGTGGTCTGGGACTTCATCAAGTTCGCCAAGGATCGGGGGATCTCGGTCGGACCCGGCCGCGGCTCCGCGGCGGCCTCGCTGGTGGCCTACTGCCTCGGCATCACCACCATCGATCCGCTCCGGTACGGCCTGATCTTTGAACGGTTCCTGAACCCGGAACGGATCAGCATGCCGGATATGGACATCGACTTCAGCGACGACCGGCGGGACGAGGTCATCGACTATGTGACGAAGAAGTACGGGGCCGACAATGTCGCCCAGATTATTACGTTCGGGACGATGGGGGCCAAGGCGGTCATACGGGACGTCGGGCGCGGCCTGGGGATGCCCTATGCCGAGGTGGACAAGATCGCCAAGTTGGTTCCTAATCGGCTCAATATCAGCCTGGACGAGGCGATTGCCGAGAGCCCGCCGCTGACCGAGGCGGTGCAGAGCCGGCCGGAGGTGGAGGATCTGTGGCGGGTCGCTAAGTGCCTGGAGGGGCTGACACGGCACGCCTCAACCCACGCGGCGGGCGTCGTCATCTCCGGCGACCCGCTCACCGAGCATGTCCCGCTGTACAAAGATCCCAAGGCCGGCAGCAAGCCGACGACCCAGTACGCCATGAAGGCAATCGAGAAGATCGGCCTGCTGAAGGTCGATTTCCTGGGCCTGCGGACCCTGACGGTTATCGCCAACACCCTAGAACTGATCGCGGCAGGACGCGGGGTGAAGATCCAGATCGAGGAGATCCCTCTTGATGATCCGGCGATCTTCCAACTGCTCAGCGAGGCGCGGACCTTCGGGGTGTTTCAACTGGAATCCTCTGGGATGCGGGATCTGATGCGGCGTCTGAAGCCGGAGCGGCTGGAGGACGTCATCGCCCTCGTAGCGCTCTACCGTCCGGGACCGATGGTCATGATCGATGATTTCATCAACCGCAAGCACGGCAAGGTCAAGATCCGCTACGATCACCCGTTGATGGAAACGATTCTCAAAGAGACCTACGGGATCATGGTCTACCAGGAGCAGGTCATGCGGATCGCGTCGGAGCTGGCCGGCTTCTCGATGGGCGAGGCGGATGTGCTTCGTAAGGCGATGGGCAAGAAAGACCCCGAGATGATGGACCAACAGCGCAAGAAGTTTGTCGACGGGGCGAAGACAAAAGGGGTTCAGGCTCGGACAGCGGAAAAGATCTTTGATAAGATGGCCCCTTTTGCGGGATATGCCTTCAACAAACCCCATGCGACCTCTTACGCCCTCGTGGCCTATCAGACCGCCTATCTCAAGACTCATTACCCGGTTGAGTTCATGGCGGCCCTCCTCACCTCAGAGATGGCTGATACCGACGGGATCGTCAAGTATATCGACGAGTGCAAGCAGATGGGAATTACAGTCCTACCGCCGGATGTCAACGAGTCGGAAAGCCGCTTTACCGTGGTGGGAGAGCAGATCCGATTCGGCCTGGTGGCCATCAAGAATGTCGGCGAGACGGCCATCCAGTCGATCCTGGCCACACGGCGAGATAAGGGTCGCTTCCGATCCCTCTTCGACTTCTGTGAGCGGGTAGACCTACGTCTGGTGAATAAACGGGTCGTCGAGAGCCTGATCAAGTGCGGGGCCTTCGACTCCCTCGGAGCGGCGAGGTCCCAGCTCATGGCGGTCGCGGACAAGGCAATGGATGCCGGCGCCGGCACACAGCGGGAGCGGATTCATGGCCAAGTCTCACTGCTGGATGTCTTGGAGGCCACGGGTGGACTTAGTCACCAGACTGAGACCCTTCCGGCCATTCCGGAATGGACGACAACTCAACGCCTGGCCGCTGAAAAGGAGACGCTGGGCTTCTACGTTACCGGCCATCCGCTGACCGATTATCGGGACATCATCGCAAAGTTGGCGGCCGTCACCACCGATCGCCTCTCGGCCTGTCAGGACAAAGAGACGGTCACGGTATGCGCCATTGTGACCGCCGTGAAGGAGATCACCACAAAAAGCGGCGACCGGATGGCCTTCGTGACGCTCGAGGACACGGCGGGGACGGTGGAGTCGGTCGCATTCCCTGAGCTGTATAAGGCGAATCTGCTCCACCTGGTGAAGGGTACGGCCGTCATGGTCAAGGGACAGGTCGATGTGGGTGAAGAGGTGGTCAAGCTGCTCCTGGCAGAAGTCAGTCCACTCGGGACCTTAAAGAGCGGTCAGCGGTCAGCGGTCAGCGGTCAGCCTGCTTCGGTGATGGAGATTAGGATAGGGGAAGCGAACCTGTCAGACCAAACGCTGGAGCAGTTGAAAGCCCTGCTGCTGAAGTTCCCGGGATCCACTCCTGTCAGGCTCCACCTGAGCGTTGCGCCGGGCGCCCAGGTCACCATAGCCGCCTCGCCGGACATGACCGTTGCAGCGGACGAGCCGCTCAGGCGAGAGGTGGAGGCCCTGTTGGGTCCGGGGACAATCACCGGCGCATGACCGCGGAGCCTCCGTTCGGATAGTTGATATGGCATACACGTTGTAGTATTTCCATGCCTGGAGGAGGACTTCGCGATGAGGACTACCCTGGAGATTGATGACAGACTTCTAAAGCAGGCACTGGCACTCACCAAGGCTAAGACAAAAAAGGAACTCGTGCATCGCTCTTTGCAGGCGGTCATTCGGCAGCATCGGATCGAGCGTCTCATCGGAAAGCTGGGCCGTCTTCCCCTTGACCTGACGCCAAAGGCGCTTGCCAAATTGCGAGCCGATGCCTGACGGATGGGTCCTGATCGATACCTCGGCTTGGATTCATGCGTTGCGGCCTTCGGGAAATGTTGCCGTCAGGGAACAGATCCGCGACTTGCTTGCCGAGGGACGGGTAGCGACCTGCGAGATGATCGTCCTGGAACTTGCACACGGCGCACGAACCGCAAGAGAGCATCGGGAACTCTGTGAAGACCTAGAGGCGCTACACCAGTTTCCGATTACTGAGCTCGTCTGGAGATCAGCTTATCGGATGGCTCATACGCTACGACAGACAGGCCTGTCCGTTCCGGCGATGGATCAGCTTATCGCCGCAGTAGCCCTGAACTACTCCTGCAGTCTTTTTCACTCCGACAAGCACTTTGACCTGCTGGCCCGCCATGTCGGCCTTCCTATTTGGACACCTTAGTAGACCGATGATCATAAACGCCGAGGGGGCACGGCGCGCTCATGTGCCGGATAATCAAGGGCGTGTGAGATGACGGCGAGCGAATCCCCGCGACCCGTAGGCCTGTCGAAGTCTCGCATCATGGCGGGGCTACAGTGCCATAAGCTCCTCTGGTGGATGGTTCAGGAGCCGGCGGCGCCCGAGCTTCAACCGGATGAGCTCGCGCAGGCCGTGATGGATCGGGGTACCCGTGTCGGTGAGCTCGCCCGGAGTTACGTTCCAGGCGGAGTCATGATCGATCTCCCGTATAACGCCTACGCCGAACGCCTGGCACGGACCCGCCAAGCGCTCGAAGATGGCGCGCCGGCGGTCTATGAGGCTTCGTTCCGCGCCGGCGGGATATTCGTCGCGGTGGACATCCTGAAGCGGGATGACCGCGGCTTCCGTCTTATCGAGGTGAAGTCAAGCACATCGGTCAGGGACCACCACATTCCCGACGTAGCCGTCCAGGCGTACGTCCTGAGACAGAATGGGCTCGACCTCGTGGGCGCCGAGGTGATGCATCTCAACCGCGAC of the Candidatus Methylomirabilis lanthanidiphila genome contains:
- the guaA_1 gene encoding GMP synthase, producing the protein MDKILILDFGSQYTQLIARRVRELGVYCEIRPFRLPLVDIKAFHPKGIILSGSPASVYQPDAPLCRREVIEQGVPVLGICYGMGVLGHFYGAVTTRAASREYGRASLTIDDTADLFSGLGSGLTVWMSHGDKLEAMPDAFRRLAHTANAPFAAIRHRTQPFFAVQFHPEVAHTDSGKAILGNFLFRVCGCARDWQMHSFAEMAIDRIRRQVGNGRVLCALSGGVDSSVAALLVHQAIGPKLTCVFVDNGLIRKGEAVQVDQAMGEHLGLHLISVDARERFLTRLKGIIDPEEKRKIIGAEFIAVFEEESRRLGRFEFLAQGTLYPDVIESVSVQGPSVTIKSHHNVGGLPEQYDFELIEPLRELFKDEVRELGRELGLPDVILWRQPFPGPGLAVRIIGEVTQARLDLLREADAIVEAEVAQATLNRELWQAFAVLLPIKTVGVMGDERTYEHVIAIRAVTSLDGMTADWARLPHDLLQAISSRIVSEVKGVNRVVYDISSKPPSTIEWE
- the dnaE gene encoding DNA polymerase III subunit alpha, encoding MHHSDFVHLHVHTQYSLLDGACGLETLVAKAKEYKMPALAVTDHGNLFGAIDFYTLAMKEGIKPIIGSEVYIAPGSRFEKSNQDSGYEGASHITLLAKDEVGYRNLIKLVSAGYLEGFYYKPRIDRELFAQHCQGLIALSGCLNCEVAKALLDGDEARAKDTVGWYMEALGRENYFLEVQDHGMAEQKTVTEGVLRLAKAFDLPIVATNDLHYPSKEDSRAHEVLLCIQTGKTIQDKDRWRFSTDQFYFKSAEEMKRIFAELPEATKNTITVAERCNLQLHFGQLRLPKYQVPEGYTLEAYLAHLAWQGLKSRFPAANAMAEARLKYELDVIQKTGFAGYFLVVWDFIKFAKDRGISVGPGRGSAAASLVAYCLGITTIDPLRYGLIFERFLNPERISMPDMDIDFSDDRRDEVIDYVTKKYGADNVAQIITFGTMGAKAVIRDVGRGLGMPYAEVDKIAKLVPNRLNISLDEAIAESPPLTEAVQSRPEVEDLWRVAKCLEGLTRHASTHAAGVVISGDPLTEHVPLYKDPKAGSKPTTQYAMKAIEKIGLLKVDFLGLRTLTVIANTLELIAAGRGVKIQIEEIPLDDPAIFQLLSEARTFGVFQLESSGMRDLMRRLKPERLEDVIALVALYRPGPMVMIDDFINRKHGKVKIRYDHPLMETILKETYGIMVYQEQVMRIASELAGFSMGEADVLRKAMGKKDPEMMDQQRKKFVDGAKTKGVQARTAEKIFDKMAPFAGYAFNKPHATSYALVAYQTAYLKTHYPVEFMAALLTSEMADTDGIVKYIDECKQMGITVLPPDVNESESRFTVVGEQIRFGLVAIKNVGETAIQSILATRRDKGRFRSLFDFCERVDLRLVNKRVVESLIKCGAFDSLGAARSQLMAVADKAMDAGAGTQRERIHGQVSLLDVLEATGGLSHQTETLPAIPEWTTTQRLAAEKETLGFYVTGHPLTDYRDIIAKLAAVTTDRLSACQDKETVTVCAIVTAVKEITTKSGDRMAFVTLEDTAGTVESVAFPELYKANLLHLVKGTAVMVKGQVDVGEEVVKLLLAEVSPLGTLKSGQRSAVSGQPASVMEIRIGEANLSDQTLEQLKALLLKFPGSTPVRLHLSVAPGAQVTIAASPDMTVAADEPLRREVEALLGPGTITGA
- a CDS encoding pilus biogenesis protein, whose protein sequence is MPDGWVLIDTSAWIHALRPSGNVAVREQIRDLLAEGRVATCEMIVLELAHGARTAREHRELCEDLEALHQFPITELVWRSAYRMAHTLRQTGLSVPAMDQLIAAVALNYSCSLFHSDKHFDLLARHVGLPIWTP